The Desulfuromonadales bacterium sequence ACTGACCTTCGTTTCGGCGGGCGCCGGCAACTCTTTCCATTTTCCTCACGCCGAAGTTCTGGCCGAGGTCGAAAAACGCGCGATCCCTCTCTATCGCACCGATCTGTCGGGGAGCGTGAGATTTCTCAGCGATGGCCGGGGATGGCGCGTACAACACTGGCAGAGGGGGCTTTTCCGTTGACATAACACCGGGAGTTTGCTAGCTTCATCACCTCTTGACACGGAGCCCCCGGGATGAAAAAGTCAACCATACTGGTTGTTGACGACGAGCTCTTTTTTCGTCATCTCTATACCGAGATTCTCGGCGACGACGGCAGCATCGAAGCCGTCGCCTCCGGGGAAGCGGCCGTGAAGCGCCTGAAGCTAGGCGGCGTCGACCTGGTTCTGACCGACATGGTCATGCCTGGAGCCGATGGCATGGAAGTGCTCCGTTACGCCCGCACCCTCGAAAATCCTCCCGACGTCATCCTGGTCACCGGCCATGCCACCCTCGAAACAGCCATTCAGGCTCTCAAAAACGGCGCCCGCGATTACCTGATCAAGCCGTTCGATCCGGAAGAGCTTCGGCACCTGGTCCGCACCTGCCTGGAGCAGCGGCGCCTCCTGGACGAAAATATCCTTCTGAAAAGCCAGATTCGGCTCTTTCATCGGGGCCAGAGTCTGGCCTCACAGCTGGAGATCGAACAACTCCTGCCGCAGGCGGTCGGAACGCTGTTGCACGAAACGGGACAGGGGCGCGGGTTTGCCTTTCTCTTCAATAACAACACGGTGACCCGCCTGCTCGCCCTCGAAGGGCTGGAGGAAGCCCAGGCAACCAGCCTCTCACTTTCCCTGCTGCCGCATCTGCAGGATCTTTCGGGCATCCGTCTGCTGCGTGGCAATGACCTGACATCCGATCTGAATTGGCCGGAGCAGGTTCGCAGCCTCTGTCTTTT is a genomic window containing:
- a CDS encoding diguanylate cyclase; the protein is MKKSTILVVDDELFFRHLYTEILGDDGSIEAVASGEAAVKRLKLGGVDLVLTDMVMPGADGMEVLRYARTLENPPDVILVTGHATLETAIQALKNGARDYLIKPFDPEELRHLVRTCLEQRRLLDENILLKSQIRLFHRGQSLASQLEIEQLLPQAVGTLLHETGQGRGFAFLFNNNTVTRLLALEGLEEAQATSLSLSLLPHLQDLSGIRLLRGNDLTSDLNWPEQVRSLCLFPLNCQKKLKGVIVILNSAGGDMPHPLPSDNLLFLAEQAGLGFENAYRYEGARELIYTDDLTGLYNHRYLQLALDQEIRRSERYGLEFSLVFIDLDYFKNINDTHGHLAGSKSLREVATLLRQSVREVDMVFRYGGDEFTALLVETDSGGAGVVAERIRCSIERHTFLAGTEAASRLTATVGYSTFPENANDKKAIIELADQAMYLGKKVRNITRGAWELMKK